In the Brassica napus cultivar Da-Ae chromosome A7, Da-Ae, whole genome shotgun sequence genome, one interval contains:
- the LOC106356802 gene encoding SKP1-like protein 1A, which yields MSKKMIVLKSSDGESFVVEEAVARQSKIISFLVEELPDQELPFTNLTSEILRNVIEYCKKHVVEDGSGDSSSSSSDDLKKWDVKFVGEIDQPTLMDLIMAANYLHIPSLLDVTCQKVADMIAACEDEKEIRSTFNIENDFTEEEVEAIRMENQYPN from the coding sequence ATGTCGAAGAAGATGATCGTGTTGAAAAGCTCCGACGGTGAATCGTTTGTGGTCGAGGAAGCGGTCGCACGTCAGTCGAAGATCATATCGTTTCTTGTTGAAGAATTACCCGATCAAGAACTACCGTTTACGAACCTGACAAGCGAGATCCTCCGGAATGTGATCGAGTACTGCAAGAAGCATGTGGTGGAAGACGGTAGTGGtgattcttcttcctcctcctccgatGATCTCAAGAAGTGGGACGTGAAGTTCGTCGGGGAGATTGATCAGCCCACGCTCATGGATCTCATCATGGCTGCGAATTACCTACACATCCCAAGCCTGCTTGATGTCACGTGCCAGAAAGTTGCTGATATGATCGCTGCATGCGAAGACGAGAAAGAGATTCGATCAACGTTCAACATCGAGAACGACTTTACGGAAGAGGAAGTAGAAGCGATTCGCATGGAGAATCAATACCCTAACTAG
- the LOC106353136 gene encoding putative histone-lysine N-methyltransferase ASHH4 isoform X3 — MHQVGDYSKRYLAMVTAKNKGSGRNQVKKGFRKFSKQMEGSEKFKSPDRLNKRKPDFIKRNIYMKDKLKKTINKDHGIFCSCSSSSGSSTLCGKNCNCELLLSSCSPSCPCRCECTNKPFQQRHIKKMKIVQTEKCGYGIVADEDINSGEFIIEYVGEVIDNEICVQRLRKLKHKVETNFYLCQINNNLLVDATYKGNKSRYFNHSCDPNTVMQKWMIDGETRLGIFATRDINKGEHLTYDYHLVQIKIAIVVPYVARKSLVQKLAKLRTYPRMKM; from the exons atgcATCAAGTTGGGGACTATTCGAAACGGTATCTTGCCATGGTTACAGCCAAGAATAAG GGTTCTGGTCGGAATCAAGTCAAGAAAGGGTTTAGAAAGTTTTCGAAGCAGATGGAGGGATCGGAGAAATTCAAATCTCCGGATAGATTGAATAAGAGGAAGCCTGACTTCATAAAGCGCA ATATCTACATGAAGGATAAACTTAAAAAGACGATAAATAAAGATCATGGCATATTCTGTTCTTGCTCTTCATCTTCTGGCTCGTCAACTCTTTGTGGAAAAAATTGCAATTGCGA GTTGCTACTTTCAAGTTGTTCACCTAGTTGCCCGTGCAGATgtgagtgcaccaacaaaccGTTCCAACAAAGACatatcaagaaaatgaaaatagtcCAG ACGGAGAAATGTGGATATGGGATTGTAGCAGATGAAGATATCAATTCAGGAGAGTTTATCATCGAGTATGTTGGGGAAG TTATCGACAATGAGATTTGTGTACAAAGGCTTAGGAAGCTGAAGCATAAGGTGGAGACAAATTTCTACTTGTGTCAGATAAACAACAATTTGTTGGTTGATGCTACTTACAAGGGGAATAAATCGAGATATTTCAATCACAGCTGCGACCCTAATACAGTGATGCAGAAATG GATGATTGATGGAGAGACAAGACTCGGCATATTTGCTACCCGTGATATAAACAAAGGAGAGCACCTGACTTATGATTACCA TTTGGTCCAGATCAAGATTGCCATTGTGGTGCCGTATGTTGCAAGAAAAAGCTTGGTGCAAAAGCTAGCAAAACTAAGAACATACCCAAGGATGAAGATGTGA
- the LOC106353136 gene encoding putative histone-lysine N-methyltransferase ASHH4 isoform X1, translated as MHQVGDYSKRYLAMVTAKNKGSGRNQVKKGFRKFSKQMEGSEKFKSPDRLNKRKPDFIKRNIYMKDKLKKTINKDHGIFCSCSSSSGSSTLCGKNCNCELLLSSCSPSCPCRCECTNKPFQQRHIKKMKIVQTEKCGYGIVADEDINSGEFIIEYVGEVIDNEICVQRLRKLKHKVETNFYLCQINNNLLVDATYKGNKSRYFNHSCDPNTVMQKWMIDGETRLGIFATRDINKGEHLTYDYQLVQFGPDQDCHCGAVCCKKKLGAKASKTKNIPKDEDVNLTACKVVTRKRPKVKKTRGKDPLG; from the exons atgcATCAAGTTGGGGACTATTCGAAACGGTATCTTGCCATGGTTACAGCCAAGAATAAG GGTTCTGGTCGGAATCAAGTCAAGAAAGGGTTTAGAAAGTTTTCGAAGCAGATGGAGGGATCGGAGAAATTCAAATCTCCGGATAGATTGAATAAGAGGAAGCCTGACTTCATAAAGCGCA ATATCTACATGAAGGATAAACTTAAAAAGACGATAAATAAAGATCATGGCATATTCTGTTCTTGCTCTTCATCTTCTGGCTCGTCAACTCTTTGTGGAAAAAATTGCAATTGCGA GTTGCTACTTTCAAGTTGTTCACCTAGTTGCCCGTGCAGATgtgagtgcaccaacaaaccGTTCCAACAAAGACatatcaagaaaatgaaaatagtcCAG ACGGAGAAATGTGGATATGGGATTGTAGCAGATGAAGATATCAATTCAGGAGAGTTTATCATCGAGTATGTTGGGGAAG TTATCGACAATGAGATTTGTGTACAAAGGCTTAGGAAGCTGAAGCATAAGGTGGAGACAAATTTCTACTTGTGTCAGATAAACAACAATTTGTTGGTTGATGCTACTTACAAGGGGAATAAATCGAGATATTTCAATCACAGCTGCGACCCTAATACAGTGATGCAGAAATG GATGATTGATGGAGAGACAAGACTCGGCATATTTGCTACCCGTGATATAAACAAAGGAGAGCACCTGACTTATGATTACCA GCTTGTTCAGTTTGGTCCAGATCAAGATTGCCATTGTGGTGCCGTATGTTGCAAGAAAAAGCTTGGTGCAAAAGCTAGCAAAACTAAGAACATACCCAAGGATGAAGATGTGAACCTAACGGCATGCAAAGTAGTGACCCGTAAGCGGCCCAAG GTTAAAAAAACTCGAGGTAAAGACCCCCTGGGTTAG
- the LOC106356803 gene encoding protein AUXIN-REGULATED GENE INVOLVED IN ORGAN SIZE, whose protein sequence is MIRKTPNLQNDIINIQERYSNNLVMDVGGGRNSRKNVNFRRPPPAMTSENSKHELRRTFSSQKRLMIPANYFSLESLVILVGLTASLLILPLVLPPLPPPPFMLLLVPIGIMVLLIVLAFMPSSSSRAKDVTRTFM, encoded by the coding sequence ATGATTCGCAAAACCCCAAATTTACAAAACGACATCATAAACATCCAAGAGCGTTACTCAAACAACCTTGTCATGGACGTCGGAGGAGGAAGAAACAGCCGGAAAAACGTAAACTTTCGCCGTCCACCACCGGCAATGACGTCAGAGAACAGCAAGCATGAGTTGCGACGGACCTTCTCGTCGCAGAAAAGGTTGATGATCCCGGCGAACTACTTCAGTTTGGAGTCTCTGGTTATACTGGTCGGTCTAACGGCGTCACTGTTGATACTTCCGTTAGTTCTGCCGCCGTTACCTCCGCCTCCGTTTATGCTGCTATTGGTTCCGATTGGGATTATGGTTTTACTCATTGTTCTTGCCTTCATgccctcttcttcttctagggCCAAAGATGTAACTCGCACTTTTATGTAA
- the LOC106353135 gene encoding methionine aminopeptidase 2B, producing the protein MASENPEVVVAPTVENGGAESSSRGKDEPLETELSKKLEVTEDGKEENEVEEEGSKAESSTAKKKKKKNKSKKKPQQTDPPSIPLVKLFPSGEFPEGEIQQYKDDNLWRTTSEEKRDLERLQKPIYNSVRQAAEVHRQVRKYVRSIVKPGMLMTDICETLEDTVRKLISENGLKAGIAFPTGCSLNWVAAHWTPNSGDKTVLQYDDVMKLDFGTHIDGHIIDCAFTVAFNPMYDPLLAASREATYTGIKEAGIDVRLCDIGAAIQEVMESYEVEINGKVFPVKSIRNLNGHSIGPYQIHAGKSVPIVKGGEQTKMEEGEFYAIETFGSTGKGYVREDLECSHYMKNFDIGHVPLRLPRAKQLLATINNNFSTLAFCRRYLDRIGETKYLMALKNLCDAGIVEPYPPLCDVKGSYVSQYEHTILLRPTCKEVLSKGDDY; encoded by the exons ATGGCGAGCGAGAACCCTGAAGTTGTTGTAGCTCCCACGGTGGAGAATGGCGGCGCCGAATCATCCTCCAGAGGAAAAGATGAACCTTTGGAAACTGAGCTTTCCAAGAAGCTCGAAGTTACAGAAGATGGAAAAGAGGAGAacgaagtagaagaagaaggaagcaaag CTGAGAGTTCAACagcaaagaagaaaaagaagaagaataaaagcaa GAAGAAGCCCCAACAGACTGATCCACCTTCAATCCCTCTCGTTAAGCTTTTCCCATCTGGAGAGTTTCCTGAAGGTGAAATCCAACAGTATAAGGATGA CAACTTGTGGAGAACAACAtctgaagagaagagagacttGGAGCGTTTGCAAAAGCCTATATACAACTCAGTACGCCAAGCTGCAGAAGTTCATCGCCAG gTTAGGAAATATGTGAGAAGCATAGTGAAGCCTGGAATGTTGATGACTGATATATGTGAGACATTGGAGGATACTGTTCGTAAGCTTATATCAGAGAATGGTCTTAAAGCTGGTATTGCTTTTCCTACAGGATGCTCTTTGAATTG GGTTGCTGCTCATTGGACACCAAACTCCGGAGACAAGACTGTACTTCAGTACGACGATGTAATGAAACTGGACTTTGGAACACACATTGATG GACATATTATCGACTGTGCATTTACAGTTGCTTTCAACCCTATGTATGATCCTCTCTTAGCAGCCTCCCGTGAAGCTACTTATACCGGTATCaag GAAGCTGGAATCGATGTTCGTCTATGCGACATTGGTGCTGCAATACAGGAGGTCATGGAGTCTTATGAGGTTGAAATCAATGGAAAGGTCTTTCCAG TTAAAAGTATCAGGAACTTGAATGGCCATAGCATTGGACCTTACCAGATACATGCTGGGAAATCAGTTCCTATAGTTAAAGGAGGCGAGCAGACAAAGATGGAAGAGGGTGAATTCTATGCAATTGAAACATTTGGATCAACTG GGAAAGGATATGTGAGAGAAGACTTAGAATGTAGCCACTACATGAAGAACTTCGACATTGGCCATGTCCCTTTGAGGTTGCCTAGAGCAAAACAACTCCTTGCTACTATCAACAACAACTTCTCCACTCTCGCTTTCTGCAGACGTTATTTGGACCGCATTGGTGAAACCAAATATCTAATGGCTCTAAAGAATCTGTGTGACGCTGGCATTGTTGAG CCGTATCCACCTCTGTGTGATGTGAAGGGGAGCTATGTATCACAGTATGAGCACACCATTTTACTCCGACCTACTTGCAAAGAAGTTCTTTCCAAGGGAGACGACTATTGA
- the LOC106353133 gene encoding methylenetetrahydrofolate reductase 1, producing the protein MKVVDKIKSVTEQGQTAFSFEFFPPKTEDGVENLFERMDRLVSYGPSFCDITWGAGGSTADLTLEIASRMQNAICVETMMHLTCTNMPVEKIDHALETIRSNGIQNVLALRGDPPHGQDKFVQVEGGFACALDLVNHIRSKYGDYFGITVAGYPEAHPDVIEANGLATPESYQSDLAYLKRKVDAGADLIVTQLFYDTDIFLKFVNDCRQIGINCPIVPGIMPISNYKGFLRMAGFCKTKIPAELTAALEPIKDNEEAVKAYGIHFATEMCKKILAHGITTLHIYTLNVDKSAIGILMNLGLIDESKITRSLPWRRPANVFRTKEDVRPIFWANRPKSYISRTKGWNDFPQGRWGDSRSASYSTLSDYQFMRPRARDKKLQQEWVVPLKGIEDVQEKFKELCLGNLKSSPWSELDGLQPETKIINEQLGKINSNGFLTINSQPSVNAAKSDSPAIGWGGPGGYVYQKAYLEFFCSKDKLDTLVEKSKAFSSITFMAVNKAENWVSNIGESDVNAVTWGVFPAKEVIQPTIVDPASFKVWKDEAFEIWSRSWANLYPEDDPSRKLLEEVKSSYYLVSLVDNDYINGDIFSVFA; encoded by the exons ATGAAGGTTGTCGACAAGATCAAATCCGTGACGGAGCAAGGCCAAACCGCCTTCTCCTTCGAGTTCTTCCCTCCCAAGACCGAAGACGGCGTCGAGAATCTCTTCGAGCGGATGGATCGTCTGGTCTCCTACGGGCCCAGCTTCTGCGACATCACCTGGGGAGCAGGAGGATCCACGGCGGATCTCACCCTCGAGATCGCGTCGAGGATGCAGAACGCGATCTGCGTGGAGACGATGATGCATCTCACGTGCACCAACATGCCGGTGGAGAAGATTGACCACGCGCTGGAGACGATCAGATCTAATGGGATTCAGAATGTGCTCGCGCTTAGAGGGGACCCGCCTCATGGGCAGGATAAGTTCGTTCAGGTGGAGGGAGGGTTTGCTTGTGCTTTGGATCTGGTGAATCATATTAGGAGCAAGTATGGTGATTACTTTGGGATTACGGTTGCTGGCTATCCTG AGGCTCATCCGGATGTGATTGAAGCTAATGGACTTGCTACTCCTGAGTCTTATCAGAGTGATCTTGCTTACCTGAAGAGAAAG GTTGATGCTGGAGCGGATCTGATTGTGACTCAGCTGTTCTATGATACTGATATATTCCTCAAGTTTGTCAATGACTGTCGGCAAATTGGGATTAACTGTCCCATTGTTCCTGGGATTATGCCCATTTCTAACTACAAGGGGTTCTTGCGTATGGCTGGTTTCTGCAAGACCAAG ATACCTGCTGAGCTCACTGCTGCATTGGAGCCTATCAAGGATAATGAAGAAGCTGTGAAGGCCTATGGTATTCACTTTGCGACCGAGATGTGCAAAAAGATTTTGGCCCATGGAATCACTACACTTCATATCTACACACTTAACGTGGACAAGTCCGCTATTGGAATATTAATG AACCTTGGTCTGATTGATGAGTCAAAAATCACTCGTTCTTTACCATGGAGACGCCCTGCAAACGTTTTCCGTACTAAGGAAGATGTTCGCCCCATCTTCTG GGCAAACCGTCCAAAGAGCTACATATCTAGGACAAAAGGCTGGAATGACTTCCCACAGGGACGATGGGGTGATTCACGCAGTGCATCATATAGTACACTTTCGGATTATCAG TTCATGCGCCCACGAGCACGTGACAAGAAGCTTCAGCAAGAATGGGTTGTCCCATTGAAAGGCATTGAAGATGTTCAAGAG AAATTCAAAGAGCTCTGTCTTGGAAACTTGAAAAGCAGTCCATGGTCTGAGTTAGATGGACTCCAGCCAGAAACAAAGATCATAAACGAGCAACTCGGAAAAATAAACTCCAACGGCTTCCTGACCATCAATAGCCAACCATCAGTTAATGCAGCCAAATCCGATTCCCCAGCTATTG GATGGGGTGGACCTGGTGGTTACGTCTACCAGAAAGCTTACCTTGAGTTCTTCTGCTCTAAGGATAAGCTAGACACACTTGTGGAGAAATCCAAAGCTTTTTCTTCTATCACCTTCATGGCCGTGAACAAAGCAGAGAACTGGGTATCAAACATTGGTGAATCCGATGTGAATGCAGTTACTTGGGGAGTGTTCCCAGCTAAGGAGGTTATCCAACCGACAATTGTTGATCCAGCAAGTTTCAAAGTCTGGAAAGACGAAGCCTTTGAGATTTGGTCAAGAAGCTGGGCTAACTTGTACCCAGAGGATGACCCTTCTAGAAAGTTGCTCGAGGAG GTGAAGAGCAGCTACTATTTGGTAAGCTTAGTGGACAACGATTACATCAACGGTGATATATTCTCTGTCTTTGCTTGA
- the LOC106353137 gene encoding guanosine nucleotide diphosphate dissociation inhibitor 2-like, whose protein sequence is MDEEYEVIVLGTGLKECILSGLLSVDGVKVLHMDRNDYYGGESTSLNLNQLWKKFRGEEKAPEHLGASRDYNVDMMPKFMMGNGKLVRTLIHTDVTKYLSFKAVDGSYVFVKGKVQKVPVTPMEALKSPLMGIFEKRRAGKFFSYVQDYDEKDPKTHNGMDLTKVTTKELIAKFGLDDNTIDFIGHAVALHTNDQHLNQPALDTVMRMKLYAESLARFQGTSPYIYPLYGLGELPQAFARLSAVYGGTYMLCKPECKVEFDEEGKVIGVTSEGETAKCKKIVCDPSYLPNKVRKIGTVARAIAIMSHPIPNTNDSHSVQVIIPQKQLGRKSDMYVFCCSYSHNVAPKGKFIAFVSTDAETDNPQTELKAGIDLLGPVDEIFFDMYDRYEPVNEPALDNCFISTSYDATTHFETTVADVLNMYTLITGKQLDLSVDLSAASAAEE, encoded by the exons ATGGATGAAGAGTACGAGGTCATTGTTCTCGGTACCGGTCTCAAGGAGTGCATCCTCAGCGGCCTCCTCTCCGTCGATGGTGTCAAG GTGCTTCACATGGACAGGAATGATTACTATGGTGGAGAATCAACTTCGCTTAATCTCAATCAG CTGTGGAAGAAGTTCAGGGGAGAAGAGAAGGCTCCTGAGCATCTAGGTGCTAGCAGGGATTACAATGTTGACATGATGCCTAAG TTTATGATGGGAAATGGCAAGCTTGTTCGTACCCTTATTCACACTGACGTTACAAAGTATTTGTCTTTCAAAGCTGTTGATGGAAGCTATGTCTTCGTTAAAGGGAAG GTTCAAAAGGTGCCAGTTACTCCTATGGAGGCCCTGAAGTCTCCTCTCATGGGAATTTTTGAGAAACGTCGAGCTGGCAAGTTTTTCAGTTATGTTCAGGATTACGACGAGAAGGATCCCAAAACACACAATGGGATGGACTTGACCAAAGTTACAACAAAGGAACTGATTGC GAAGTTTGGTCTTGATGACAACACCATTGATTTTATTGGTCATGCAGTGGCGCTTCACACGAATGACCAACATCTCAATCAACCCGCCTTGGATACTGTAATGAGAATGAAG CTCTATGCCGAATCTCTTGCACGTTTCCAAGGAACCTCTCCATATATTTATCCTCTCTATGGCTTGGGAGAACTACCCCAG GCATTTGCACGGCTTAGTGCTGTGTATGGTGGCACATATATGTTGTGCAAACCTGAGTGCAAG GTAGAGTTTGATGAAGAGGGTAAGGTTATTGGTGTAACATCTGAGGGAGAGACTGCCAAATGCAAAAAGATTGTGTGTGACCCTTCCTACCTTCCAAACAAG GTTCGGAAGATTGGTACAGTTGCTCGGGCCATCGCAATTATGAGCCACCCTATTCCAAACACCAATGACTCTCACTCAGTGCAGGTCATCATACCTCAGAAGCAGCTGGGCCGCAAATCAGACAT GTATGTCTTCTGCTGTTCCTACTCCCACAACGTTGCTCCCAAGGGAAAATTCATCGCATTTGTATCTACAGATGCAGAGACTGATAACCCTCAAACCGAACTAAAGGCTGGAATTGATCTCTTgggtcctgttgatgagatattCTTCGACATGTATGATAGATATGAGCCTGTCAACGAGCCTGCTCTGGACAACTGCTTTATATCAACG AGCTATGATGCTACAACACACTTCGAGACAACTGTTGCTGATGTGTTGAACATGTATACCCTGATCACCGGAAAG CAACTGGACCTAAGTGTTGATCTGAGTGCAGCAAGTGCTGCAGAGGAATGA
- the LOC106353136 gene encoding putative histone-lysine N-methyltransferase ASHH4 isoform X2 — protein MVTAKNKGSGRNQVKKGFRKFSKQMEGSEKFKSPDRLNKRKPDFIKRNIYMKDKLKKTINKDHGIFCSCSSSSGSSTLCGKNCNCELLLSSCSPSCPCRCECTNKPFQQRHIKKMKIVQTEKCGYGIVADEDINSGEFIIEYVGEVIDNEICVQRLRKLKHKVETNFYLCQINNNLLVDATYKGNKSRYFNHSCDPNTVMQKWMIDGETRLGIFATRDINKGEHLTYDYQLVQFGPDQDCHCGAVCCKKKLGAKASKTKNIPKDEDVNLTACKVVTRKRPKVKKTRGKDPLG, from the exons ATGGTTACAGCCAAGAATAAG GGTTCTGGTCGGAATCAAGTCAAGAAAGGGTTTAGAAAGTTTTCGAAGCAGATGGAGGGATCGGAGAAATTCAAATCTCCGGATAGATTGAATAAGAGGAAGCCTGACTTCATAAAGCGCA ATATCTACATGAAGGATAAACTTAAAAAGACGATAAATAAAGATCATGGCATATTCTGTTCTTGCTCTTCATCTTCTGGCTCGTCAACTCTTTGTGGAAAAAATTGCAATTGCGA GTTGCTACTTTCAAGTTGTTCACCTAGTTGCCCGTGCAGATgtgagtgcaccaacaaaccGTTCCAACAAAGACatatcaagaaaatgaaaatagtcCAG ACGGAGAAATGTGGATATGGGATTGTAGCAGATGAAGATATCAATTCAGGAGAGTTTATCATCGAGTATGTTGGGGAAG TTATCGACAATGAGATTTGTGTACAAAGGCTTAGGAAGCTGAAGCATAAGGTGGAGACAAATTTCTACTTGTGTCAGATAAACAACAATTTGTTGGTTGATGCTACTTACAAGGGGAATAAATCGAGATATTTCAATCACAGCTGCGACCCTAATACAGTGATGCAGAAATG GATGATTGATGGAGAGACAAGACTCGGCATATTTGCTACCCGTGATATAAACAAAGGAGAGCACCTGACTTATGATTACCA GCTTGTTCAGTTTGGTCCAGATCAAGATTGCCATTGTGGTGCCGTATGTTGCAAGAAAAAGCTTGGTGCAAAAGCTAGCAAAACTAAGAACATACCCAAGGATGAAGATGTGAACCTAACGGCATGCAAAGTAGTGACCCGTAAGCGGCCCAAG GTTAAAAAAACTCGAGGTAAAGACCCCCTGGGTTAG